Proteins encoded in a region of the Streptomyces sp. NBC_01471 genome:
- a CDS encoding DUF397 domain-containing protein: MRQIENGTQSDLINNAIWTKSRHSAPGGNCVEVAALPDGSVALRNSRHPQGPALVYTRAEIAAFIAGAKDGEFDTLST, encoded by the coding sequence ATGCGACAGATTGAGAACGGAACACAATCCGATCTGATCAACAACGCAATCTGGACAAAGAGTCGACACAGCGCCCCCGGAGGCAACTGCGTGGAGGTCGCCGCGCTCCCCGACGGGAGCGTCGCCCTGCGCAACTCCCGTCATCCACAGGGCCCCGCGCTGGTCTACACGCGTGCGGAGATCGCCGCCTTCATCGCCGGGGCCAAGGACGGCGAGTTCGACACACTGTCCACCTGA
- a CDS encoding helix-turn-helix transcriptional regulator — protein sequence MTAIQRPSSEQLSIRRYLDHQHIGPTALRILLGARLRRLRQDRGVSRVDAGRAIRASDAKITRLERGQVGFKQRDVIDLLTTYHVLDEESRADYLEMTRQANLPGWWHRYNDVLESWFELHVGLEEAASLIRTYEVQFLPGLLQTPEYARVVTRLGYPSAPESKVNRLVDLRMERQKLLTRPDAPTLWAVVDEAVLRRPFGGDEVVRGQLEYLLEAAELPNVTLQIAPFSVGAMAAAGTPITILRFSEPDLPDKVYLEQLTGAVYLDKQEEIDQYSLIMDRLVTEADPPQDAAPFIKRLLDRI from the coding sequence ATGACCGCCATACAGCGGCCCAGCAGTGAACAGCTTTCGATACGGCGGTACCTGGACCACCAGCACATCGGCCCGACCGCCCTGCGCATCCTGCTGGGCGCGCGGCTGCGCAGACTCCGGCAGGACCGCGGCGTCTCGCGCGTGGACGCGGGCAGGGCGATCCGGGCGTCGGACGCCAAGATCACCCGGCTCGAACGGGGCCAGGTCGGATTCAAGCAGCGCGATGTCATCGACCTGCTGACCACCTATCACGTACTGGACGAGGAATCCCGGGCCGACTACCTGGAGATGACCCGGCAGGCGAACCTGCCGGGGTGGTGGCACCGGTACAACGACGTGCTGGAGAGCTGGTTCGAGCTGCACGTCGGCCTGGAGGAGGCCGCGTCCCTCATCCGCACCTACGAGGTCCAGTTCCTCCCCGGCCTGCTACAGACACCCGAATACGCCCGGGTCGTCACCCGCCTCGGATACCCGAGCGCTCCCGAGTCCAAGGTGAACCGCCTGGTCGACCTGCGCATGGAGCGGCAGAAGCTGCTCACCCGGCCGGACGCGCCCACCCTGTGGGCGGTCGTGGACGAGGCCGTCCTGCGCCGCCCCTTCGGCGGCGACGAGGTGGTGCGCGGGCAGCTCGAATATCTCCTCGAAGCGGCCGAACTGCCCAATGTCACGCTGCAGATCGCACCGTTCAGCGTGGGCGCGATGGCGGCGGCAGGCACCCCCATCACCATCCTGCGGTTCAGCGAACCGGACCTGCCGGACAAGGTCTATCTGGAGCAGCTGACCGGCGCGGTCTACCTCGACAAGCAGGAGGAGATCGACCAGTACTCGT